A genomic window from Fundulus heteroclitus isolate FHET01 unplaced genomic scaffold, MU-UCD_Fhet_4.1 scaffold_74, whole genome shotgun sequence includes:
- the LOC105929237 gene encoding ependymin-2: MNPLCALSCFSLLLAAATSQAPKPCIVPDLLTGGVSVMTANGSMMTSGTLAYDAFGRRMRARHYGSFGNHTFAVDELMLYQQETMYEINWGTMSCRKLPLDTYFMPMHVPADAKLLGQAFLGSSSSWGMGLLTNTWYGQFPNNDTYSTVFTEIGCLPLTFSYFSPKSGWTLISTYNWVIGLSNPLDFFPPPFCYNVAMEKSAKPYTFFSAMESLAMKAKSMA; this comes from the exons ATGAACCCCCTCTGCGCTCTGTCCTGCTTCAGCCTGCTGCTGGCTGCCGCCACCAGCCAGGCACCCAAACCCTGCA TTGTTCCAGATCTACTGACTGGTGGTGTTAGTGTG ATGACCGCCAATGGCTCAATGATGACATCAGGAACGTTGGCTTATGATGCTTTCGGACGCAGAATGCGGGCCAGACACTATGGCAGCTTTGGCAATCATACATTCGCTGTGGACGAGCTGATGCTTTACCAGCAG GAGACCATGTATGAAATCAACTGGGGCACCATGTCTTGTAGGAAGCTGCCGCTGGATACCTACTTCATGCCCATGCATGTCCCCGCTGATGCTAAACTGCTTGGCCAGGCATTCCTTGGCTCCAGTTCCTCTTGGGGAATGGGTCTGCTGACCAACACCTGGTATGGACAATTTCCAAATAACG ATACATATTCAACTGTCTTCACTGAGATTGGCTGTCTCCCTTTGACTTTCTCCTACTTTTCTCCTAAATCAGGATGGACCCTTATCAG CACCTACAATTGGGTGATTGGATTGTCGAATCCACTGGATTTCTTCCCCCCTCCTTTCTGTTACAATGTAGCAATGGAGAAATCTGCGAAGCCGTACACCTTCTTCTCTGCCATGGAGTCCCTGGCGATGAAGGCAAAATCAATGGCGTGA